The following proteins are encoded in a genomic region of Arcobacter cloacae:
- a CDS encoding M23 family metallopeptidase, translating to MIRKILILLIMSISLKAFSISHKEIKNANTVLIEITQKDIKDVKLTFDKQNIDFFENPFKKDSFYALLPISYYQNLDEYRIILSYVKGSEKIFKGLNLKIIDGNYKSETLNVQPSKVKPNKENQERVKRENEEATKIYNTFTAEIFWNEDFIYPLNSKITSEFGTKRVYNGELKSYHGGTDFQAKDNTPIIASNSGIVRIAQDRFYAGKSIVIDHGHGVYSCYFHLNSMHFKVGDFVKKGEVIGLSGSTGRITGPHLHFGIRIQGLQVDPLQAIEILNNLKNNI from the coding sequence ATGATTAGAAAAATTTTAATTTTACTAATAATGAGTATTTCATTAAAAGCTTTTTCTATTTCCCATAAAGAGATAAAAAATGCAAATACTGTACTAATTGAGATTACTCAAAAAGATATAAAAGATGTAAAACTTACTTTTGATAAACAAAATATTGATTTTTTTGAAAATCCATTTAAAAAAGATAGCTTTTATGCTTTATTACCTATTTCTTACTATCAAAATTTAGATGAATATAGAATAATTTTGTCATACGTAAAAGGAAGTGAAAAAATATTTAAAGGTTTAAATCTCAAAATTATAGATGGAAATTATAAAAGTGAAACATTAAATGTACAACCCTCAAAAGTAAAACCAAATAAAGAAAATCAAGAAAGAGTTAAAAGAGAAAATGAAGAAGCAACTAAGATTTATAATACTTTTACTGCTGAAATTTTCTGGAATGAAGATTTTATTTATCCTTTAAATTCAAAAATAACAAGTGAGTTTGGAACTAAAAGAGTTTATAACGGTGAATTAAAATCTTATCATGGTGGAACTGATTTTCAAGCAAAAGACAATACACCAATAATTGCTTCTAATTCAGGAATTGTAAGAATTGCACAAGATAGATTTTATGCTGGAAAATCTATCGTAATAGACCATGGACATGGCGTTTATAGTTGCTATTTCCATCTAAATAGTATGCATTTTAAAGTTGGTGATTTTGTAAAAAAAGGAGAAGTTATTGGACTTAGTGGAAGTACAGGAAGAATAACTGGACCTCATTTACATTTTGGTATAAGAATTCAAGGACTTCAGGTTGATCCATTACAAGCTATTGAAATTCTTAATAACTTAAAGAATAATATTTAA
- a CDS encoding ABC transporter substrate-binding protein, which yields MIKKNIFKILAILAIFFTNANALKQNEIKEEMTKKINDVLLVLEKKDLTTTQKGDEIIKIIDEVFDYELMARIALGKETWDNLSLEKQKDFTKVFENRLKKSYVEKLELYNDQKVKIIGLKPHNNTRLQLETELLGKDEIYKINYNFYNKSKDGEQWLIYDVDLVGVSIIQTYRQQFAGLLKEKTFDEMLVLLEKQ from the coding sequence ATGATTAAAAAAAATATATTTAAAATCTTAGCTATTTTAGCTATTTTTTTTACAAATGCAAATGCATTGAAGCAAAATGAAATAAAAGAAGAGATGACAAAAAAAATCAATGATGTTTTATTGGTTTTAGAGAAAAAAGATTTAACTACAACTCAAAAAGGTGATGAAATAATCAAAATAATAGATGAAGTATTTGATTATGAATTAATGGCAAGAATTGCTCTTGGAAAAGAGACTTGGGATAATTTAAGCCTAGAAAAACAAAAAGATTTCACAAAAGTTTTTGAAAATAGATTAAAAAAATCTTATGTTGAAAAACTTGAACTTTATAATGACCAAAAGGTAAAAATCATAGGTTTAAAACCTCATAATAATACCAGATTACAATTAGAAACTGAGCTTTTAGGAAAAGATGAAATTTATAAAATTAATTATAATTTTTATAATAAATCTAAAGATGGTGAACAATGGTTAATATATGACGTTGATTTAGTAGGAGTTAGTATTATTCAAACCTACAGACAACAATTTGCAGGTTTATTAAAAGAAAAAACATTTGATGAAATGTTAGTTTTATTAGAAAAACAATAA
- a CDS encoding efflux RND transporter permease subunit, with protein sequence MIKKIYDTLILKYPLAVLFAVLVFVSSLGYYSSKLEIDASAETLLLEDDKDLAFFREVNKTYDNSNFLVVTFSPKEELLSKKSLETLKNISDDFLKVKNVESITSILNVPLLQSPIRPISDLVAGVDSLQTKEFDKNLVKNELLNSPLYSNSLVSSDFKTTAIILNLKTDTKYFELLEKRNALLSKEKNDTISKEEKDELKKTIIEFKNYRDYLRIEEAKEIKQIREIIKSYENEAKIFLGGVNMIASDIIGYVKNDLIIYGTSLLLILIFILWYIFRHIRWIILPLFICLISVISTAGVLGLFAWEVTVISSNFIALQLIITISIVLHLIVRYRELNVKYKNASQYKLIINTILSKINPSFFAIITTISGFGSLVLSNIEPVINLGLMMSTGIAISLFLAFITFPAILILMDKKDEHEQKNIRFSFIQKCSDVVEHKTKTIVIVTTLVILFSLSGALKLVVENSFISYFKESTDIYKGMKVIDENLGGTTPLDIIIKFKNEPKAQIVQTSNDEFDDFENEFAQSANDEQYWFSQDKMDTITAIHEYLETIPEIGKVQSLATLLKIGESLNNGRKLDGITLALLYNQMPSNYKSLILSPFINIEKNEARITMRILDSNPDLRRNDLISKINSDLKEIIKNKETTYQLSNLMILYNNMLQSLFDSQIATLGFVVVILFIMFLILFRSIKVSLIALLANIIPISVIFGIMGWLNIPLDIMTITIAAIAIGIGVDDTIHFIHRFKEEFKIDHNYVNAMRRSHQTIGYAMYYTSLVIIMGFSILVLSNLIPTIYFGLLTVVTMFTVLIADLLLLPKLLLIFKPYEKLKENK encoded by the coding sequence ATGATAAAAAAAATATACGATACTTTAATCTTAAAGTATCCTTTAGCAGTATTATTTGCTGTTTTAGTATTTGTTTCAAGTTTGGGATATTACTCTTCAAAACTTGAAATAGATGCTTCTGCTGAGACTTTACTTTTAGAAGATGATAAAGATTTAGCATTTTTTAGAGAGGTAAATAAAACTTATGATAACTCAAATTTTTTGGTTGTTACTTTTTCTCCTAAAGAGGAGTTACTATCAAAAAAGAGTTTAGAGACTTTAAAAAATATCTCAGATGATTTTTTAAAAGTAAAAAATGTTGAAAGTATAACTTCTATTTTGAATGTTCCTTTACTTCAATCTCCTATTCGACCTATTTCTGATTTAGTAGCAGGTGTTGATTCTTTACAAACAAAAGAGTTTGACAAAAATCTTGTAAAAAATGAGTTATTAAACTCTCCTTTGTATTCAAACTCTTTAGTAAGTAGTGATTTTAAAACAACAGCTATTATTTTAAATCTTAAAACTGATACAAAATATTTTGAACTTTTAGAAAAGAGAAATGCCCTACTTTCAAAAGAAAAAAATGACACTATTTCAAAAGAAGAAAAAGATGAACTAAAAAAAACCATAATTGAATTCAAAAATTATAGGGATTATTTAAGAATTGAAGAAGCTAAAGAGATAAAACAAATAAGAGAAATAATAAAGAGTTATGAAAATGAAGCCAAAATATTTTTAGGTGGAGTAAATATGATAGCTAGTGATATTATTGGCTATGTTAAAAATGATTTAATTATTTATGGAACTTCACTTTTATTGATTTTGATTTTTATTCTTTGGTATATTTTTAGACATATAAGATGGATAATTTTACCTTTATTTATTTGTTTAATTTCTGTTATTTCAACAGCTGGTGTTTTAGGTTTATTTGCTTGGGAAGTTACAGTTATATCTTCAAATTTTATAGCTTTACAGTTAATTATAACCATTTCAATAGTTTTACACTTAATAGTAAGATATAGAGAATTAAATGTAAAATATAAAAACGCAAGTCAATATAAACTTATAATCAACACTATTTTATCAAAAATAAATCCTTCATTTTTTGCAATTATCACTACAATTAGTGGTTTTGGTTCATTAGTATTATCAAATATAGAACCTGTTATAAATCTTGGACTTATGATGAGTACGGGAATTGCAATATCTTTATTTTTAGCTTTTATTACTTTTCCTGCTATTTTGATTTTAATGGATAAAAAAGATGAACATGAACAAAAAAATATCAGATTCTCTTTTATACAAAAGTGTTCAGATGTAGTAGAACATAAAACAAAAACAATAGTTATTGTAACTACTCTTGTAATATTATTTTCCCTGTCAGGAGCTTTAAAACTTGTTGTTGAAAATAGTTTTATTAGCTATTTTAAAGAGTCAACAGATATTTATAAAGGAATGAAAGTAATTGATGAAAATCTAGGAGGAACAACTCCTCTTGATATTATTATTAAATTTAAAAATGAACCAAAAGCTCAAATAGTTCAAACTTCAAATGATGAATTTGATGATTTTGAAAATGAATTTGCTCAAAGTGCAAATGATGAACAATATTGGTTTAGTCAAGATAAAATGGATACTATTACAGCAATTCATGAGTATTTAGAAACTATTCCTGAAATTGGAAAAGTTCAATCTTTAGCAACTCTGTTAAAAATTGGAGAATCATTAAATAATGGAAGAAAGCTTGATGGTATAACTCTTGCTTTACTTTACAATCAAATGCCTTCAAACTATAAATCTTTAATTTTATCTCCATTTATAAATATTGAAAAAAATGAAGCTAGAATAACAATGAGAATTTTAGATTCAAATCCAGATTTAAGAAGAAATGATTTAATCAGTAAAATAAACAGTGATTTAAAAGAGATTATAAAGAATAAAGAGACTACTTATCAACTATCTAATTTAATGATTTTGTACAATAATATGCTTCAATCACTTTTTGATTCACAAATTGCAACATTAGGATTTGTTGTTGTTATTTTATTTATAATGTTTTTAATTCTATTTAGGTCAATAAAAGTATCTTTAATAGCTCTGCTTGCAAATATAATCCCAATTTCAGTTATATTTGGTATTATGGGTTGGCTAAATATTCCTTTAGATATTATGACTATAACTATAGCAGCCATTGCCATAGGAATTGGTGTTGATGATACAATTCACTTTATTCATAGATTTAAAGAGGAGTTTAAAATTGACCATAACTATGTAAATGCAATGAGAAGATCTCATCAAACTATTGGTTATGCGATGTATTACACCTCTTTAGTAATAATCATGGGATTTTCTATTTTAGTTCTATCTAATCTAATACCAACAATCTATTTTGGATTATTAACAGTTGTTACTATGTTTACTGTACTAATAGCTGATTTATTATTACTTCCAAAATTATTGTTAATATTTAAGCCTTATGAAAAATTGAAGGAGAATAAGTAA
- the istB gene encoding IS21-like element helper ATPase IstB — protein sequence MRNKNTTNLRNSGPVNLENGSLKANIESYCKLLSLSSVADNYESAALDAAKAKLSYQDYLYKLLQQQIVDRVDRSVNARIKKAGFKYMATLDEFDFSFQPQIDEKLIRELATLSFLDSATNVLLVGAPGVGKTHLSIALGLEATKQRRRVKFISAEDLTNELIAANHSNTITDYLESMSRIELLIIDEIGYLDLSREVASLFFRLISKRYEKSSTIITSNKEFQEWGQIFNDDVIATAILDRLLHHSHPFLINGPSYRMKDLLPKSKKKQNLENKNNEI from the coding sequence ATGAGAAATAAAAATACTACAAACTTAAGAAACAGTGGACCAGTTAATTTAGAGAATGGTTCACTAAAAGCAAATATAGAGAGTTATTGTAAACTTTTATCTCTTTCATCAGTGGCAGATAATTATGAAAGTGCAGCACTTGATGCTGCTAAAGCAAAACTATCATATCAAGATTATCTGTATAAACTATTGCAACAACAAATAGTTGATAGAGTAGATAGAAGTGTAAATGCTAGAATTAAAAAAGCAGGATTCAAATATATGGCAACTTTGGATGAGTTTGATTTTAGCTTTCAACCTCAAATAGATGAAAAACTAATACGAGAATTAGCAACTCTAAGCTTTTTAGATAGTGCTACAAATGTACTTTTAGTTGGTGCTCCAGGAGTTGGAAAAACTCATCTTTCAATAGCATTAGGACTTGAAGCCACCAAACAAAGAAGAAGAGTAAAATTTATAAGTGCTGAAGATTTAACCAATGAACTAATAGCTGCAAATCACTCTAATACTATAACAGATTATCTTGAAAGTATGAGTAGAATAGAGTTACTAATAATTGATGAAATTGGATACTTAGACCTTTCAAGAGAAGTAGCATCACTTTTTTTTAGACTTATTTCAAAGAGATATGAAAAATCTTCAACAATAATTACATCAAATAAAGAATTTCAAGAATGGGGACAGATATTTAATGATGATGTGATAGCAACAGCAATACTAGATAGACTTTTACATCATTCACATCCATTTTTAATAAATGGTCCAAGTTATAGAATGAAAGATTTATTGCCAAAAAGTAAAAAGAAACAAAATTTAGAGAATAAAAATAACGAAATTTAA
- a CDS encoding YebC/PmpR family DNA-binding transcriptional regulator, translating to MGRAFEYRKAAKMKRWGNMSRVFPKLAKAIEMAAKNGVADPEMNSALRTAILNAKAENMPKANIDAAIKRATGKDAANFSEVNFEGKGPHGVLVFVETATDNNTRTVANVKMYFNKTGGQVVPTGSLEFFFDRKAIFEFPKPANIDLEELELELIDAGLEEIEEEEGIVLAYANYTDFGNMNQKFEELGIALTKAELKRIPNNPQVFTEAQQEDIGKLIEKLEDDDDVQAVYTNIA from the coding sequence ATGGGTAGAGCCTTTGAATATAGAAAAGCAGCTAAAATGAAAAGATGGGGAAATATGTCTAGAGTTTTCCCAAAATTAGCAAAAGCAATTGAAATGGCAGCTAAAAATGGTGTTGCAGATCCTGAAATGAATTCGGCTCTTAGAACAGCTATTTTAAATGCAAAAGCTGAAAATATGCCAAAAGCAAATATTGATGCAGCAATCAAAAGAGCAACTGGTAAAGATGCTGCTAATTTTTCAGAAGTAAATTTTGAAGGTAAAGGTCCTCATGGAGTTTTAGTTTTTGTAGAAACAGCTACAGATAATAATACAAGAACAGTTGCAAATGTGAAAATGTATTTTAACAAAACAGGTGGACAAGTAGTTCCTACAGGTTCTTTAGAGTTTTTCTTTGATAGAAAAGCGATTTTTGAATTTCCAAAACCAGCAAATATTGACCTTGAAGAGTTAGAATTAGAGTTAATTGATGCAGGTCTTGAAGAAATCGAAGAAGAAGAGGGAATAGTTCTAGCTTATGCAAATTATACTGATTTTGGAAATATGAATCAAAAATTTGAAGAGTTAGGAATAGCTTTAACAAAAGCTGAATTAAAAAGAATTCCTAATAATCCACAAGTATTTACAGAAGCTCAACAAGAGGATATTGGTAAGTTAATAGAAAAACTTGAAGATGATGATGATGTTCAAGCTGTTTATACAAACATTGCTTAA
- a CDS encoding WYL domain-containing protein yields MVEQFDTTDRIIQLDFKEYIIPLFGNDTIYYNHSEKCFSAKYPFLQSSLLNSEELATIAILKNKSKDKFTDEELSFNTEKLFEKLEDSLKNSIYKLPSIESIEENQTDIIKVKNAIKTKTKIECIYNDKKRELYPLKILNLDSFWYLINYDLEYNEIRRYHLNSIKEVELQDIEFEFDEEIISGFDNAINAYFEPHVKPFAIELFLDKKVSKYFLRKPINQTQRVLKTYEDESIDIEVFITDFMEIIPLIQSYLPHIMIISPDELNKIIKSNLEEYFSKTT; encoded by the coding sequence TTGGTTGAACAATTTGATACTACGGATAGAATTATACAACTTGATTTTAAAGAGTATATTATTCCTTTATTTGGTAATGATACAATTTATTATAATCATAGTGAAAAGTGTTTTAGTGCAAAATATCCATTTTTGCAAAGCAGTTTATTAAATAGTGAAGAATTGGCAACAATAGCGATATTGAAAAATAAAAGTAAAGATAAATTTACTGATGAAGAACTTTCTTTTAATACTGAAAAACTTTTTGAAAAGTTAGAAGATAGTTTAAAAAATAGTATTTATAAATTGCCATCTATTGAAAGTATAGAAGAAAATCAAACAGACATAATAAAAGTAAAAAATGCTATAAAAACTAAAACAAAAATAGAATGTATATACAATGACAAAAAAAGAGAACTCTATCCTCTGAAAATACTTAATCTTGATAGCTTTTGGTATCTTATAAATTATGATTTAGAATATAATGAGATTAGAAGATACCATTTAAACAGTATCAAAGAAGTAGAACTACAAGATATTGAGTTTGAATTTGATGAAGAGATTATAAGTGGTTTTGACAATGCTATAAATGCTTATTTTGAACCACATGTAAAACCTTTTGCTATAGAACTATTTTTAGATAAAAAAGTTTCAAAATATTTTTTACGAAAACCTATCAACCAGACTCAAAGAGTTTTAAAAACTTATGAAGATGAAAGTATAGATATAGAAGTTTTTATTACTGACTTTATGGAAATAATACCTTTGATACAAAGTTACTTACCTCATATTATGATTATATCTCCTGATGAACTTAATAAAATTATAAAATCAAATTTAGAAGAGTATTTTTCAAAGACTACATAA
- a CDS encoding MlaA family lipoprotein: MKKIIFVLFLTIFSFTTLYAEDSMDDFDLEFKDKTNEVFDPLSGYNRLMTTFNDKLFVNVVVPVANGYAYVVPQTARTGIENFFENIRFPIRFVNNLLQLKFENASEELGRFLINTLWGLGGFMDLATSELNMKAHKEDFGQTLGFYGVGEGFHIVLPFFGPSNLRDTIGLTADGIVSPVNSMGDNALHYKIPNNILETAGLKTFDVINNTSFNPYQYETIKKDALDLYPFLRDIYTQARKRQIQE, translated from the coding sequence TTGAAGAAGATAATTTTTGTTTTATTTTTAACAATATTTAGTTTTACAACTCTTTATGCAGAAGATTCTATGGATGATTTTGATTTAGAATTTAAAGATAAAACTAATGAGGTTTTCGACCCTTTAAGTGGTTATAATAGATTAATGACTACATTTAATGATAAGCTTTTTGTAAATGTAGTAGTTCCTGTTGCTAATGGTTATGCTTATGTTGTTCCCCAAACAGCAAGAACAGGAATAGAGAATTTCTTTGAAAATATTAGATTTCCAATTAGATTTGTAAATAATTTATTACAGCTCAAATTTGAAAATGCTTCAGAAGAGTTAGGTAGATTTTTGATAAATACTCTTTGGGGTCTTGGAGGATTTATGGATCTAGCAACAAGCGAATTAAATATGAAAGCTCATAAGGAAGATTTTGGACAAACTTTAGGTTTCTATGGAGTTGGTGAAGGTTTTCACATAGTTTTACCTTTCTTTGGTCCATCAAATCTAAGAGATACTATAGGATTAACAGCTGATGGTATAGTTTCACCTGTAAACTCAATGGGTGATAACGCATTACATTATAAAATACCTAATAATATCCTAGAAACAGCTGGGTTAAAAACTTTTGATGTAATAAACAACACCTCTTTTAATCCATATCAATATGAGACAATTAAAAAAGATGCTTTAGATTTATATCCATTTTTAAGAGATATTTATACACAAGCAAGAAAAAGACAAATTCAGGAGTAA
- a CDS encoding GGDEF domain-containing protein translates to MLKSFILPIICNKYNISCVLFKKDFKIVEFTDNLKDFLSASDELAINKDVRDSFWEFVGLEEKLEELYKNKKNYLHIPMLFKKDIFYDINIETFITKDNEKLFIAMFTRQSSHSLSYSKMIQNINQENLKYEYEKENIQNNQIYFNLINQKLICFHIDIKGIITDVNKACISFFGLNENNMIGEHFSKFFFSRELKISSTEVSNILRAVSLEGIDIFFHADVIPVKLDKNKSENIIICQDITHLKKIESELEYAVNHDSLTGLPNRLMLTKKIEELILKNKELKKPFALCFVDLNKFKNVNDEYGHHVGDMLLKHIGEVLSNVIREEDIIARIGGDEFVILFEEYESEEYLDKTLKRIEKISKKTPLLYNENLTIPLSFSLGVSIYPKDAEDMETLLNIADEKMYKNKGIRI, encoded by the coding sequence ATGCTAAAAAGTTTTATTTTACCAATTATTTGTAACAAATATAATATCTCTTGTGTTTTATTTAAAAAAGATTTTAAAATAGTTGAGTTTACAGATAATTTAAAAGATTTTTTGAGTGCTTCAGATGAATTAGCAATAAATAAAGATGTTAGAGACTCTTTTTGGGAATTTGTTGGTTTAGAAGAAAAACTTGAAGAATTGTATAAAAATAAAAAAAACTATTTACATATTCCAATGCTTTTTAAAAAAGATATTTTTTATGATATTAATATTGAAACTTTTATTACTAAAGATAATGAAAAACTTTTTATTGCAATGTTTACAAGACAATCTTCACACTCTCTTAGTTATTCAAAAATGATACAAAATATAAATCAAGAGAATTTAAAATATGAATATGAAAAAGAGAATATTCAAAATAATCAGATTTATTTTAACTTAATAAATCAAAAATTAATTTGTTTTCATATTGATATAAAAGGAATTATTACTGATGTAAATAAAGCTTGTATTTCATTTTTTGGATTGAATGAAAATAATATGATAGGTGAGCATTTCTCAAAATTTTTCTTTTCGCGAGAACTCAAAATTTCATCTACAGAAGTTAGTAATATTTTAAGAGCTGTTAGTTTAGAAGGTATTGATATCTTTTTTCATGCGGATGTTATTCCTGTTAAGTTGGATAAAAATAAATCAGAAAATATTATTATTTGTCAAGATATAACACACTTAAAAAAGATAGAATCAGAATTAGAGTATGCAGTTAATCATGATAGTTTAACAGGGCTTCCGAATAGATTGATGTTAACAAAAAAAATAGAAGAACTTATTTTAAAAAATAAAGAGCTGAAAAAACCTTTTGCTTTATGTTTTGTTGATTTAAATAAATTCAAAAATGTAAATGATGAATATGGACATCATGTGGGAGATATGCTTTTAAAACATATTGGAGAAGTGTTATCAAACGTTATTAGAGAAGAGGATATCATTGCAAGAATAGGTGGAGATGAGTTTGTTATTCTTTTTGAAGAGTATGAATCAGAAGAGTATTTAGATAAAACTTTAAAAAGAATAGAAAAGATTTCAAAAAAAACACCTTTACTTTATAATGAAAATCTAACAATTCCACTTTCTTTTAGTTTAGGGGTTAGTATTTATCCAAAAGATGCAGAAGATATGGAAACATTATTAAATATTGCAGATGAAAAAATGTACAAAAATAAGGGAATAAGAATATAG
- a CDS encoding OmpA family protein, with protein MNDLEKLRNLLLKEEQESLSKLEEELNNLKDDLKNPKIIVEKISPLIFSILEKSYTKDKKLLVDVLSPIVLELIDRNYDESKEKVTKQLAPLISTAIKEQIKSHKDEVVDALYPVIGNMITRYVTKTFEDMINSINFQIRNGLTFKTLKRKIKAKYHGISETELLLKENALTNIRAVFFIHKETGVVLSHIEHEDNPINEPEMIASMLTAIRSFVNDWVDKNEKHQEINTIEYGGSKIVLESSGYSYLAVIIDGAVTNNTINSIRKVLSILVSTYSDEIKNFNGDMQNIPKEKFYEVISQLISKNNEENSKKIHPLLYLIPILFVSYITYIIYNNIIDNNLEKKANEILYKDSALTIYRLDVEVKDKHMKINGVVPFSFYKDLAYKNLKEIKEIKSLENNIQVVDSFDNPKDIYDKITYLTLALNLKEGNGIEYSYNYPDAKIFGKVFSKKEKKYVQEQFSLIKGLKNIEFSVQVVPPNIEDIIYFEQNSSLILPSQEYKLINIINLLHKLDEDLVLEIQGFRDYTGTIERNAILVKERAENIMKYLKLKGNVSQKLINIGINEIPANIDEKNYPEQGRRVVFSWKK; from the coding sequence ATGAATGATTTAGAAAAACTACGTAATCTTCTATTAAAGGAAGAACAAGAGAGTTTATCTAAACTTGAAGAAGAACTAAATAATTTAAAAGATGATTTAAAAAATCCTAAAATAATAGTAGAGAAAATTTCACCTTTAATTTTCTCTATTTTAGAAAAAAGTTATACTAAAGATAAAAAATTATTGGTTGATGTTTTATCGCCTATTGTATTAGAACTAATTGATAGAAACTATGATGAATCGAAAGAAAAAGTAACTAAACAACTAGCTCCTCTTATTTCAACTGCTATTAAAGAACAGATTAAATCTCATAAAGACGAAGTAGTTGATGCTTTATATCCAGTAATTGGAAATATGATAACAAGATATGTGACTAAAACTTTTGAAGATATGATAAATTCTATAAATTTTCAAATTAGAAATGGTTTAACTTTTAAAACTTTGAAAAGAAAAATTAAAGCAAAATATCATGGTATTAGTGAAACAGAGCTTTTATTAAAAGAGAATGCATTAACAAATATTAGAGCAGTTTTTTTTATACATAAAGAAACAGGTGTTGTTTTATCACATATTGAGCATGAAGATAATCCTATAAATGAACCAGAGATGATAGCATCTATGCTAACAGCAATTCGTAGTTTTGTAAATGATTGGGTAGATAAAAATGAAAAACATCAAGAGATAAATACTATTGAATATGGTGGAAGTAAGATAGTTTTAGAATCAAGCGGATATAGTTATTTGGCAGTTATAATAGATGGAGCTGTTACAAATAATACTATTAATAGTATTCGAAAAGTATTATCTATTTTAGTATCAACTTATTCAGATGAAATCAAGAATTTTAATGGAGATATGCAAAATATTCCAAAAGAGAAATTTTATGAAGTTATATCTCAATTAATAAGTAAAAATAATGAAGAAAATAGTAAAAAAATACATCCTTTATTATATTTAATTCCTATTTTGTTTGTTTCTTATATCACTTATATTATTTATAATAATATTATTGATAATAATCTTGAAAAAAAAGCTAATGAGATTTTATACAAAGATTCGGCTTTAACTATATATAGATTAGATGTAGAAGTTAAAGATAAACATATGAAAATAAATGGAGTTGTTCCTTTTTCTTTTTATAAGGATTTAGCATATAAAAATCTAAAAGAGATTAAAGAGATTAAAAGTTTAGAAAATAATATTCAAGTTGTTGATTCTTTTGATAATCCAAAAGATATTTATGATAAAATAACTTATTTAACTTTAGCTTTAAATCTAAAAGAGGGTAATGGAATAGAGTATAGCTATAACTATCCTGATGCTAAAATTTTTGGAAAAGTTTTTAGTAAAAAAGAGAAAAAATATGTACAAGAACAATTTAGTTTGATTAAAGGTTTAAAAAACATAGAGTTTAGTGTGCAAGTAGTTCCTCCAAATATAGAGGATATAATTTATTTTGAACAGAATTCTTCTTTAATTTTACCTAGTCAAGAGTATAAACTTATAAATATAATAAATTTATTACATAAGCTAGATGAAGATTTAGTTTTAGAAATACAAGGTTTTAGGGATTACACAGGTACTATTGAAAGAAATGCAATTTTAGTAAAAGAAAGAGCAGAAAATATTATGAAATATTTAAAACTAAAAGGTAATGTATCTCAAAAGTTAATTAATATAGGAATTAATGAAATTCCAGCAAATATAGATGAAAAAAATTATCCAGAACAAGGAAGAAGGGTAGTTTTTTCATGGAAAAAATAA
- a CDS encoding Rab family GTPase, translated as MFNYKIVLVGDFGVGKTSLIKRYVDNSFSDEYKSSIGVAISKKLLSTLVNDKTYDSTMMIWDIEGKTDFKPILSHYLSGAKGFIIVADLTRENTINSIKEHIELCEKTASNLPICIAFNKSDLVDDEIELESFRNLSSNVIALFKTSAKDDNGVSELFEILNNEIIKRLV; from the coding sequence ATGTTTAATTATAAAATTGTTTTAGTTGGTGATTTTGGAGTAGGTAAAACAAGCTTGATTAAAAGATACGTTGATAATAGTTTTAGCGATGAATATAAAAGTAGCATAGGTGTTGCCATTTCTAAAAAATTATTAAGTACTTTAGTTAATGATAAAACTTATGATTCTACAATGATGATTTGGGATATTGAAGGAAAAACTGATTTTAAACCAATATTATCTCACTACTTAAGTGGAGCAAAAGGTTTTATAATAGTTGCTGATTTAACAAGAGAAAATACTATTAATTCTATAAAAGAGCATATAGAATTGTGTGAAAAAACAGCAAGTAATTTACCTATTTGCATAGCTTTTAATAAAAGTGATTTAGTTGATGATGAGATAGAGTTAGAAAGTTTTAGAAATCTTTCTTCAAATGTTATTGCACTTTTTAAAACTTCAGCAAAAGATGATAATGGTGTTAGTGAATTATTTGAGATATTAAATAATGAAATAATAAAAAGATTGGTATAA